The Primulina eburnea isolate SZY01 chromosome 6, ASM2296580v1, whole genome shotgun sequence genome contains a region encoding:
- the LOC140835385 gene encoding uncharacterized protein codes for MEREVGESTNKGLSKVHMEALFGHFSRMMRAELDPLYERLDRLEVSTSENKSKPKGLGTVEEEEDDYELGVEEESQNENWSRSRRDRGFGRGRREALRGRYDDGNKEDNNIGSIKIKIPSFHVTTKRRCNERPIETWAEMKSIMRKRFVPNHYYREMFKKLQTLRQGVKSVGDYYKELEVVMIRANIDKDSEATMAHFLCHMNREIQDQVELRHYLDLDEMVQMAIKVDQQLKRRGVSRTTQSGNTSTSWRSNVVKREESKVVVKPKVDIKQEVPKQGVQGKPETPINRSRDIKCFRCQGVGHIASQCPNKRVMVLNNYGEYESHSEGDDGEDEDEMPALEDPAEGYEAVLGEALVTRRIMSAQVKEEETNQRENLFHTKCLVSGKVCNIIIDGGSCTNVASLEMVEKLSFPTLKHPQPYRLQWLNDCAEVMVNKQVLVAISIGKYIDEIGMKEGKFVVVYFDDILVYSKYLEEHVEYLRLVLTTFRGEHLYANLKKCDFCTSKLVFLGFVVSSQGIQVDENKVNAIRDWTTPANVSQVRSFHGLASFYRRFVKDFSTLAAPMTAVIKKNVPFYWGVGIGGVLMQGGRPLAYFSEKLNGAALNYPTYDKELYALVRTLEMWQHYLRPKEFVIRTDHESLKYLKGQQKLNKRHAKWVAFIGTFPYIIKYKQGKDNVVADTLSRRYVLISTLESKILGFEHMKELYLLDEDFKEIFETCMHGPHDKFYLHNGFLFREDRLCIPKSSIRELLVREAHGGGLMGTLVWLKL; via the exons atggagagGGAAGTAGGAGAGAGTACGAACAAAGGGTTGTCTAAGGTTCATATGGAGGCGTTATTTGGGCATTTTAGTAGAATGATGAGGGCCGAGTTGGATCCTTTATATGAGAGGTTGGATAGGCTTGAAGTTAGCACTAGTGAAAATAAATCTAAGCCTAAAGGTTTGGGTACAGTCGAAGAAGAAgaggatgattatgaattggGAGTAGAAGAGGAGAGTCAAAACGAGAACTGGAGTAGGAGCAgaagagatagaggatttggtaggGGAAGAAGAGAAGCCTTACGTGGTAGGTACGATGATGGGAACAAGGAAGATAATAACATAGGTAGCATTAAGATTAAAATTCCGTCGTTCCATG tgactaCTAAGAGAAGATGCAATGAGAGGCCTATAGAAACTTGGGCTGAGATGAAAAGcataatgaggaagaggtttgtaccAAATCACTACTATAGAGAAATGTTTAAgaagttacaaactttgagacaGGGTGTGAAGAGTGTTGGGGACTACTATAAAGAattggaagtagtcatgattagagcAAACATAGATAAGGATAGTGAGGCTACTATGGCTCATTTTCTGTGTCATATGAACAGGGAAATTCAAGACCAAGTGGAACTTAGACATTACTTGGATCTAGATGAAATGGTGCAGATGGCGATAAAAGTGGACCAACAACTGAAAAGGAGAGGAGTTAGTCGTACCACACAATCTGGTAATACATCAACATCTTGGCGTTCCAATGTTGTTAAACGTGAAGAAAGCAAGGTAGTGGTCAAGCCCAAAGTTGACATTAAACAAGAGGTGCCTAAGCAGGGAGTGCAAGGTAAACCTGAAACTCCTATTAATCGTTCTAGAGatattaaatgttttaggtgtcaaggagtTGGACATATTGCTAGCCAATGTCCCAATAAAAGGGTGATGGTGTTGAATAATTATGGGGAGTATGAATCTCATAGTGAGGGAGATGATGGAGAGGATGAAGATGAGATGCCTGCATTAGAGGATCCTGCTGAGGGATATGAGGCAGTTTTGGGTGAAGCattagtgactaggcgtatcatgagtgcccaagtcaaagaaGAGGAGACGAATCAGCGGgaaaacttgttccatactaaATGTTTGGTCAGTGGCAAAGTTTGCAACATTATTATAGATGGAGGGAGTTGTACCAATGTTGCTAGTCTTGAGATGGTGGAAAAATTGAGCTTTCctactttgaaacatcctcaaccatataggctacaGTGGTTGAATGACTGTGCCGAAGTGATGGTGAACAAACAAGTTTTGGTTGCAATTTCGATTGGGAAGTATATtgatgag ATTGGGATGaaggaag ggaaatttgttgtggtttattttgatgatattcttgtgtatagcAAATATTTAGAAGAGCATGTTGAGTATTTAAGACTTGTACTGACAACATTTAGGGGTGAACATTTATATGCTAATcttaagaaatgtgatttttgtacaagcaaacttgtctttcttggttttgtggtaagttcacaggggatacaagtggatgaGAACAAGGTAaatgctattcgagattggacAACGCCTGCTAATGTTAGTCAAGttcgaagctttcatggtcttgcaagcttctataggaggtttgtaaaagattttagcacactggcggcaccgatgacggcggtgattaagaagaacgttccattctatTGGG gtgtaggtattggtggggttttgatgcaaggaggacgaccactggcgtactttagtgagaaaCTCAATGGAGCAGCACTGAACTATCcaacgtatgacaaggagttgtACGCGCTTGTGAGGACTTTGGAGATGTGgcaacactacttgaggcctaaggagtttgtAATCCGTACcgatcatgagtctctaaagTACCTTAAGGGACAACAGAaactgaacaagcggcatgctaagtgggtggcattcataGGTACATTTCCCTACATAATCAAatacaaacaaggtaaggatAATGTAGTGGCTGAcacactatcacggaggtacgtaTTAATCTCTACCTTGGAGTCGAAAATCTTGGGATTTGAACATATGAAAGAGTTGTATTTGTTGGATGAAGATTTTAAGGAgatatttgaaacatgtatgcatggtccacatgataaattttatttgcataatgggtttttatttagagaagatagattgtgcattcctaagtcatcaattcgtgaattacttgtgagGGAGGCACATGGTGGAGGTTTGATGGGCActttggtgtggctaaaactttga